A single Candidatus Bathyarchaeota archaeon DNA region contains:
- a CDS encoding ABC transporter ATP-binding protein — translation MKSQILLKSVTKNYDAHTRALNNISLKISKGEWVSIIGPSGSGKTTLLNLISGLDTPSSGTININDTEITSLNEKLLTKFRRENVGLIFQQYHLIPYLSALENVTIAQYFHGTVDEKRAQAALERVGLGHRLSHRPAQLSGGEQQRVCISRALINEPSIIFADEPTGNLDIKNGEVIIKILKELVNEGHTLVLVTHNMNIAKQGERIIELVDGELSKDSLEAKDAPLAGVISEYIRNEKTHGKNLP, via the coding sequence GTGAAATCTCAGATATTATTGAAATCTGTAACCAAAAACTATGATGCCCACACTCGTGCATTGAATAATATCAGCTTGAAGATCTCAAAAGGTGAATGGGTCTCAATAATTGGTCCATCCGGTTCTGGTAAGACTACGCTATTAAATCTAATCAGTGGCTTAGATACTCCATCTTCGGGCACAATAAACATCAATGATACTGAAATCACTAGCCTGAATGAAAAATTACTTACAAAATTTCGTCGTGAGAATGTAGGCTTAATATTTCAACAATATCATTTGATTCCATATCTAAGTGCATTAGAGAATGTTACTATTGCCCAATATTTTCATGGGACGGTTGATGAAAAAAGAGCTCAAGCAGCGTTAGAACGTGTGGGGCTAGGGCACCGATTAAGTCACAGACCTGCTCAACTTTCAGGTGGTGAACAACAACGTGTCTGCATTTCACGAGCACTGATCAACGAACCAAGTATAATCTTTGCTGATGAGCCGACAGGAAATCTTGATATCAAAAATGGTGAGGTCATTATAAAGATCCTTAAAGAATTGGTTAATGAAGGACATACACTTGTCTTAGTAACGCATAATATGAATATAGCTAAGCAGGGCGAACGTATTATAGAGCTTGTAGATGGAGAATTATCAAAAGATTCACTGGAGGCAAAAGATGCTCCCTTAGCAGGAGTAATAAGCGAATATATTAGGAATGAAAAAACACATGGAAAGAATCTTCCATGA